One genomic window of Psychrobacillus sp. INOP01 includes the following:
- a CDS encoding ATP-binding protein, translated as MELTVYFFFNLSLLIVLLFSGVLWAEKSKGFWSYQAIFNIYLIISLILCFIFTYQIEGINVVFDLRKVPFIVGSLYMGLGPFLAAFITLVRGFLAIDYGFWMTGLYYGGLAILFWRISPWFLKRSPKQRILFSVGVTFLFSFAQTFTMGIWHLPHSITEVWFAYLVIQPIGVGIISYIIEEIIMTFQLRKRTMKSKRLEAVERMGAAISHEIRNPLTAAIGFVQLLQNDAISKENHTQYLSIIKNELKSAERVIQDYLNFSNPEIKSMEPLLLQEELEQVVQLLQPLAKRNSVKIVSIFSPGEGIEGDKQKIHQCFVNIMKNAIEAMPKGGILTVETESTPTTVSILIKDTGSGMTLEQVTRLGEPYYSTKGSKGTGLGIMVVYSIVRAMNGTIHVESEIGEGTTFKFTFPSLSPTFLESVETKETEKELVMS; from the coding sequence TTGGAACTAACAGTATATTTCTTTTTCAACTTATCCTTGTTAATCGTATTACTATTTTCAGGAGTTTTATGGGCAGAAAAATCGAAAGGGTTTTGGTCTTACCAAGCTATCTTCAACATCTATTTAATAATTAGTTTAATACTCTGTTTTATTTTTACTTATCAAATAGAAGGCATTAATGTCGTTTTTGATTTACGAAAAGTTCCGTTCATTGTCGGCAGTTTGTATATGGGTTTAGGTCCTTTTTTGGCTGCATTCATTACGCTTGTAAGAGGTTTTTTGGCAATTGATTATGGATTTTGGATGACTGGCCTTTATTATGGAGGGCTTGCTATTCTTTTTTGGCGAATCTCTCCATGGTTTTTAAAACGCTCTCCCAAGCAGCGAATTCTTTTTTCCGTAGGCGTAACATTTCTGTTCAGTTTTGCCCAAACTTTTACGATGGGAATTTGGCACTTACCTCACAGTATTACCGAAGTTTGGTTTGCTTATTTAGTCATTCAACCAATTGGAGTCGGAATTATTTCTTATATTATTGAAGAAATTATTATGACTTTTCAATTGCGCAAACGCACTATGAAATCCAAACGGTTAGAGGCTGTTGAACGAATGGGTGCAGCTATTAGTCATGAAATTCGTAACCCGTTGACAGCTGCAATTGGTTTTGTTCAACTTTTGCAAAATGATGCTATTTCAAAAGAAAACCATACTCAATACCTCTCCATTATTAAAAACGAGCTGAAATCTGCTGAAAGAGTCATTCAAGATTATTTGAATTTCTCTAATCCTGAAATTAAATCGATGGAACCCCTACTTCTTCAGGAAGAACTAGAACAAGTAGTTCAATTGCTACAACCATTGGCAAAGCGAAATTCGGTCAAAATAGTTTCTATTTTTTCACCGGGAGAGGGGATTGAAGGAGACAAACAAAAAATTCATCAATGCTTTGTAAATATCATGAAAAATGCAATAGAAGCAATGCCAAAGGGAGGAATATTAACGGTTGAAACGGAGAGCACACCAACAACTGTAAGCATTCTCATTAAAGATACTGGTTCAGGTATGACACTTGAACAAGTGACCCGTTTAGGTGAGCCTTATTATTCAACAAAAGGAAGCAAGGGGACAGGCCTCGGCATTATGGTAGTGTATAGTATCGTACGTGCTATGAATGGCACAATTCATGTAGAAAGTGAAATTGGAGAAGGAACGACATTTAAATTTACATTTCCTTCCTTATCACCTACTTTTCTAGAATCGGTAGAAACAAAGGAAACTGAAAAGGAACTTGTTATGAGTTGA
- a CDS encoding HAMP domain-containing sensor histidine kinase: MRFSPILGFLVIFFRAFHGIDVGFFIAVAFYTVFSYLIWYISPWFLKLTSNIRILFSTGITLLISVGILFTIALNTVSPDQLLDIIIAYVIVPPLGVAMISSLIEIREKNQQLQQQLIVEEKLAAVEQMGAAISHEIRNPLTTAIGFIELLAQVSLDNNKRTKYLSIIKDELDSAEGIIQDYLTFSKPIIESIEELDIQKELTHILKLLHPLANYHSVKVSTEFSTYGTIQGDKSKFHQCFINIMRNSIESMPYGGALLIKTIATQNKIIISIQDTGTGLSKEQIKHLGEPHYSTKGPKGTGLSMMVAYSILRAMRGTIEVQSEVGKGTISQFHFKLHKTKVKRK; encoded by the coding sequence TTGAGGTTCAGTCCTATACTAGGATTTTTGGTTATTTTCTTTCGTGCATTTCATGGAATAGACGTTGGATTCTTTATAGCAGTTGCATTTTATACCGTGTTTAGTTATTTAATATGGTATATTTCTCCTTGGTTTTTAAAACTCACTTCTAATATACGAATACTTTTTTCCACCGGTATTACTTTACTGATAAGTGTTGGCATCTTATTCACCATAGCATTAAACACAGTATCTCCTGACCAATTGCTAGACATAATAATAGCCTATGTAATAGTCCCACCACTTGGGGTTGCCATGATTTCTTCCCTTATTGAAATAAGAGAAAAGAATCAACAGTTGCAACAACAGTTAATAGTCGAAGAAAAGTTGGCTGCAGTCGAACAAATGGGGGCTGCAATATCTCATGAAATTAGAAATCCATTAACTACAGCAATTGGATTTATTGAGCTCCTCGCCCAAGTTTCTCTTGATAATAATAAAAGAACAAAATATCTCTCCATTATAAAAGATGAATTAGATTCTGCTGAAGGTATCATACAAGATTACTTAACCTTTTCTAAACCAATTATTGAATCAATAGAAGAACTAGATATTCAGAAAGAATTAACGCATATTTTAAAATTACTACATCCTCTGGCTAATTATCATTCAGTAAAGGTTTCTACTGAGTTTTCTACCTATGGAACGATCCAAGGAGACAAATCGAAATTCCACCAATGCTTTATTAATATTATGAGAAATTCGATCGAATCCATGCCTTATGGCGGTGCATTATTGATCAAGACGATTGCTACTCAGAACAAGATAATTATTTCAATACAAGATACGGGAACAGGATTGAGTAAAGAACAAATTAAACATCTAGGAGAACCACATTATTCTACGAAGGGACCCAAGGGAACTGGTCTCAGTATGATGGTTGCTTACAGTATATTACGTGCTATGAGAGGAACAATTGAAGTTCAAAGTGAGGTTGGCAAAGGAACCATCTCCCAATTTCATTTTAAGCTCCATAAAACTAAGGTAAAGAGAAAATGA